In one Shinella zoogloeoides genomic region, the following are encoded:
- a CDS encoding aspartate aminotransferase family protein, whose product MRDSNFLIENNARHLWHPMAHPAEMQAKPPRIINAGEGVEVVDIHGNKVLDAVGGLWNVNLGYSCEPVKQAIRDQLDALPYYSTFRGTTNSPLIELSYELAEFFKEDGLTRSFFTSGGSDSVETALRLARQFHKINGQPERTKFVALKKGYHGTHFGGASVNGNANFRRNYEPLLPGVFHLAAPYPYRNPFNTTDPAEIAAAIARQFEDEIAFQGADTIAAFIMEPVLGAGGVIVPHETFMPLMRAICDRHGILLIADEVITAFGRTGAWTGSRGWGVKPDMMTTAKAITNGYFPFGAVMICDKVASVFESNKDSFGAIGHGYTYSGHPVGAAAALATLKETAKANTAANAAARGVELMAGLEGLKEKHELVGDVRGLGLMAALELVSDHTRKSPAAKDVVQRVYDTAYEAGVMVRTSGANVIISPPLVITAADVQKIVSALDAGLSAAQG is encoded by the coding sequence ATGCGCGATTCTAACTTCCTGATCGAGAATAACGCCCGCCACCTCTGGCATCCCATGGCGCACCCGGCCGAGATGCAGGCCAAGCCGCCGCGTATCATCAATGCGGGGGAGGGCGTCGAGGTGGTCGATATCCACGGCAACAAGGTGCTGGACGCCGTGGGCGGCCTGTGGAACGTCAATCTCGGCTATTCCTGCGAGCCGGTGAAGCAGGCGATCCGCGACCAGCTCGATGCGCTGCCCTACTATTCCACCTTCCGGGGCACGACCAATTCGCCGCTAATCGAACTGTCCTATGAACTTGCGGAATTCTTCAAGGAAGACGGGCTGACGCGCTCCTTTTTCACCTCGGGCGGCTCGGATTCGGTGGAAACGGCGCTGCGCCTCGCCCGCCAGTTCCACAAGATCAACGGCCAGCCGGAGCGCACCAAGTTCGTGGCGTTGAAAAAAGGCTATCACGGCACGCATTTCGGCGGCGCCTCGGTCAACGGCAACGCCAACTTCCGGCGCAACTACGAGCCGCTGCTGCCCGGCGTCTTCCATCTCGCCGCGCCCTATCCCTACCGCAACCCGTTCAACACGACCGACCCGGCCGAGATCGCCGCGGCCATCGCCCGCCAGTTCGAGGACGAGATCGCCTTCCAGGGCGCCGATACCATCGCGGCCTTCATCATGGAGCCGGTGCTGGGTGCGGGCGGCGTGATCGTGCCGCACGAGACCTTCATGCCGCTGATGCGCGCCATCTGCGACAGGCACGGCATCCTGCTCATCGCCGACGAGGTGATTACCGCCTTCGGCCGCACCGGCGCCTGGACCGGCTCGCGCGGCTGGGGCGTGAAACCCGATATGATGACGACCGCCAAGGCCATCACCAACGGCTACTTCCCCTTCGGCGCGGTGATGATCTGCGACAAGGTGGCGAGCGTCTTCGAGAGCAACAAGGACAGTTTCGGCGCCATCGGCCATGGCTACACCTATTCCGGCCATCCGGTCGGCGCGGCGGCGGCGCTCGCGACGCTGAAGGAGACGGCGAAAGCCAACACCGCTGCCAACGCCGCCGCCCGCGGCGTCGAACTGATGGCGGGCCTCGAAGGGCTGAAGGAAAAGCACGAGCTTGTCGGCGACGTGCGCGGCCTGGGGCTGATGGCGGCGCTGGAGCTCGTCTCCGACCATACCAGGAAGAGCCCCGCCGCCAAGGACGTGGTGCAGAGGGTCTACGACACCGCCTACGAGGCCGGCGTCATGGTCCGCACTTCCGGCGCCAATGTCATCATCTCCCCCCCGCTCGTCATCACCGCTGCCGATGTGCAGAAGATCGTCTCGGCGCTGGATGCCGGGCTTTCGGCGGCTCAGGGGTGA
- a CDS encoding HAD family hydrolase has product MTKALILDFGGVVTRTLFETHGITERALGLPAGSLTWRGPFDPSTDPLWVSMQAREITERDYWMTRTREVGALLGEDWTDMKTFVQRARGADAELVLRPEARDAILKAKEAGLKLAILSNELDLFYGVEFRKRFPLIELFDVIVDATYTKILKPDPRAYEQVLAELGLERADCVFVDDQKKNIEGAAAVNLPHVHFDVTRPAESYAQALKMLGI; this is encoded by the coding sequence ATGACCAAAGCGCTTATCCTCGATTTCGGCGGGGTCGTCACCCGCACGCTGTTCGAAACGCACGGTATCACCGAGCGGGCGCTGGGCCTGCCCGCCGGTTCGCTCACCTGGCGCGGTCCGTTCGACCCTTCCACCGATCCGCTTTGGGTGTCGATGCAGGCGCGCGAAATCACCGAACGCGACTACTGGATGACGCGCACCCGCGAGGTCGGCGCGCTGCTCGGCGAGGACTGGACCGACATGAAGACCTTCGTGCAGCGGGCGCGCGGGGCGGATGCGGAACTGGTGCTGCGCCCCGAGGCGCGCGACGCGATCCTCAAGGCAAAGGAAGCGGGACTGAAGCTCGCCATCCTCTCCAATGAGCTCGACCTCTTCTACGGCGTGGAGTTCCGTAAGCGCTTTCCGCTCATCGAGCTTTTCGACGTGATCGTCGATGCCACCTACACGAAGATCCTGAAGCCCGATCCGCGCGCCTACGAGCAGGTGCTTGCCGAACTCGGCCTCGAGCGCGCCGACTGCGTCTTCGTCGATGACCAGAAGAAGAACATCGAGGGCGCGGCGGCCGTGAACCTTCCCCATGTGCATTTCGACGTGACCCGGCCTGCGGAAAGCTATGCGCAGGCACTCAAAATGCTTGGAATTTGA
- a CDS encoding aspartate aminotransferase family protein, whose protein sequence is MTDTKTLRARREKLLGRNMSLFYHDPVHLVKGEGVWLWDADGRQYLDCYNNVPHVGHCHPHVVEAICRQASMLNTHTRYLHEGILDYVERLTSTFDRSLDSAILTCTGSEANDVALRMAQAVTGKTGVIATDFTYHGNTTAVSQLSTRMPPVGGYGGHVRHVPAPDAYRPLGGEGGQAFANAWAAKVEEAIASLAESSFGFSALIIDPFFANEGFPDLPEDFLAPAVAAVRKAGGLVICDEVQPGFGRTGSHMWGHQKARIVPDIVTLGKPMGNGHPVGGVVAGSETLNAFRKAFRYFNTFGGNPVSCAAAMAVLDVLEAEKLQENALHVGAYARAGLQKLGEKHALIGNVRGSGLFFGAELVLDREEKTPASDVATRVINGMRERGVLMGKLGIHQNATKIRPPMPFSKDNADLMLATLDDVLAGL, encoded by the coding sequence ATGACCGACACCAAAACCCTGCGCGCCCGCCGTGAAAAGCTGCTCGGCCGCAACATGTCGCTCTTCTATCACGATCCGGTCCACTTGGTGAAGGGCGAGGGCGTGTGGCTGTGGGATGCGGATGGGCGGCAATATCTCGACTGCTACAACAACGTGCCGCATGTCGGCCATTGCCATCCCCATGTGGTGGAGGCGATCTGCCGGCAGGCCTCGATGCTGAACACCCACACCCGCTACCTGCACGAAGGCATCCTCGACTATGTCGAGCGCCTGACGTCTACCTTCGACAGGAGCCTCGACTCGGCGATCCTCACCTGCACCGGCAGCGAGGCGAACGACGTGGCGCTGCGCATGGCGCAGGCGGTGACCGGCAAGACCGGGGTGATCGCGACCGACTTCACTTATCACGGCAACACGACGGCGGTGTCGCAGCTTTCGACCCGCATGCCGCCGGTCGGCGGCTATGGCGGCCATGTGCGCCATGTTCCGGCCCCGGACGCCTACCGCCCGCTCGGCGGGGAGGGCGGCCAAGCCTTCGCAAACGCCTGGGCGGCGAAAGTGGAGGAGGCGATCGCCTCGCTCGCGGAAAGTTCCTTCGGCTTTTCCGCCCTGATCATCGATCCGTTCTTCGCCAACGAGGGATTTCCGGACCTTCCGGAAGACTTCCTCGCTCCCGCCGTCGCGGCGGTCAGAAAAGCCGGCGGTCTCGTCATCTGCGATGAGGTGCAGCCCGGCTTCGGCCGGACCGGCAGCCATATGTGGGGCCACCAGAAGGCGCGCATCGTTCCCGATATCGTCACCCTCGGCAAGCCGATGGGCAACGGCCATCCGGTCGGCGGGGTCGTCGCCGGGAGCGAGACGCTGAACGCCTTCCGCAAGGCCTTCCGCTACTTCAATACGTTCGGAGGCAATCCCGTCTCCTGCGCAGCCGCCATGGCGGTGCTCGACGTCCTGGAGGCGGAAAAGCTGCAGGAGAACGCGCTTCACGTCGGCGCCTATGCCCGCGCGGGCCTGCAGAAGCTTGGCGAAAAGCATGCGCTGATCGGCAATGTGCGCGGCAGCGGCCTGTTCTTCGGCGCCGAACTGGTGCTCGACCGGGAGGAGAAAACGCCGGCATCCGATGTCGCCACCCGCGTCATCAACGGCATGCGCGAACGCGGCGTGCTGATGGGCAAGCTCGGCATCCATCAGAATGCCACGAAAATCCGCCCGCCCATGCCTTTCTCGAAGGACAATGCCGACCTGATGCTCGCAACGCTCGACGACGTGCTGGCCGGGCTTTGA
- a CDS encoding phosphotransferase enzyme family protein, which translates to MDGIVATLTARAIAALSHWDLPDQVPELIKYRENAVFKVRLAWGEPAALRLHRPAYHSPAALGSELAFMASLRDRGLAVPQPIPAASGALLVAFGDGPYYADLIGWVEGEPLGETGIPLAGEGRDLPAIFRAVGREMALLHGAADAFRQPPGFERPAWDAAGLLGDTPFWGRFWDCPALSAEDAAYLTDLRATLSARLAAIAPSLDYGLIHADIVRENIFVRKGAVAFIDFDDCGFGFRLFDLATTLLRNRREPDYPAFRAALLEGYMTVRPQASASVEHLPLFLLLRALTYIGWAAARPDLPDNAARLQRYLADVRSLAEEEVSGK; encoded by the coding sequence ATGGACGGCATCGTCGCAACCCTGACGGCCCGGGCCATCGCCGCGCTTTCCCACTGGGATTTGCCGGATCAGGTGCCGGAGCTCATCAAGTACCGCGAAAACGCGGTCTTCAAGGTGAGGCTGGCCTGGGGCGAGCCCGCCGCGCTCCGGCTGCACCGCCCTGCCTATCATTCGCCTGCGGCGCTCGGCTCCGAACTCGCCTTCATGGCAAGTTTGCGCGACAGGGGGCTGGCCGTGCCGCAGCCGATCCCGGCTGCCAGCGGCGCGCTGCTGGTGGCCTTCGGCGACGGGCCGTATTATGCCGACCTGATCGGCTGGGTGGAGGGCGAGCCGCTCGGGGAGACCGGTATTCCCCTAGCCGGCGAGGGCCGCGACCTGCCCGCGATCTTCCGTGCCGTTGGCCGAGAGATGGCGCTTCTGCATGGCGCGGCCGATGCCTTCCGGCAGCCTCCGGGTTTCGAGCGCCCGGCCTGGGACGCAGCCGGCCTCCTTGGCGATACGCCGTTCTGGGGGCGGTTCTGGGATTGTCCGGCGCTGTCGGCCGAAGACGCGGCCTACCTGACGGATCTTCGCGCGACGCTTTCCGCCCGGCTGGCGGCGATCGCGCCGAGCCTCGACTACGGCCTGATCCATGCCGATATCGTGCGTGAGAACATTTTTGTGCGCAAAGGCGCGGTCGCCTTCATCGATTTCGACGATTGCGGCTTCGGCTTTCGCCTGTTCGACCTCGCGACGACCTTGCTGCGCAACCGCCGCGAACCGGACTATCCAGCATTTCGCGCTGCGCTGCTGGAGGGCTACATGACTGTGCGGCCGCAGGCGAGCGCGTCCGTCGAGCACCTGCCGCTGTTCCTGCTGCTGCGGGCGCTCACCTACATCGGCTGGGCGGCAGCGCGGCCCGATCTTCCCGACAATGCCGCGCGCCTGCAGCGCTATCTCGCCGACGTGCGTTCCCTTGCCGAGGAAGAGGTGTCCGGCAAATAA